A region of Sulfurimonas sp. hsl 1-7 DNA encodes the following proteins:
- a CDS encoding NifX-associated nitrogen fixation protein — protein MENVFIDTLIGQVRALDQFGTWANREDEDILKEKYVKSKEELKNIPVIADIDEMQIQDIRLIYQSVALAFEKETGIMCSVVMEMSHEGFGRAVVIADKIVIVNKFFKDAHRFSFRTYEKLVEEGEKMVQDAIKIYNEYKK, from the coding sequence ATGGAAAATGTTTTTATAGATACTTTAATAGGCCAAGTAAGAGCTCTTGATCAGTTTGGAACATGGGCAAACCGTGAAGATGAAGATATTCTCAAAGAGAAATACGTAAAGAGTAAAGAGGAGCTAAAAAACATCCCAGTAATTGCAGACATTGATGAGATGCAGATCCAAGATATCCGTTTGATCTATCAATCTGTAGCACTTGCGTTTGAAAAAGAAACAGGGATAATGTGTTCAGTAGTTATGGAGATGAGTCATGAAGGTTTTGGTCGTGCAGTTGTGATCGCAGACAAGATCGTAATCGTGAACAAGTTTTTTAAAGATGCTCACCGTTTCTCTTTTAGAACATATGAGAAGCTTGTTGAAGAGGGTGAGAAGATGGTTCAAGACGCAATTAAAATTTATAACGAGTATAAAAAGTAG
- a CDS encoding flavodoxin domain-containing protein — MAKYGIFVGTAGGTSMKVADVLAEEFGIDEDDIINMEEDFDDVEEQLLEYDVLFLGSSTWGQGDLHFSWVDPILEIEDDGVDFSGKTVAFFGAGDCKKHGEHFCSALGKLHQTFTNAGAKAIGAIAKDDYNYEFSLAEIDGKFCGLGIDEHNESEKTAQRIEQWVGLLKSELGE, encoded by the coding sequence ATGGCTAAATATGGAATTTTTGTAGGTACTGCAGGTGGAACTAGTATGAAAGTAGCGGACGTATTAGCAGAGGAGTTCGGTATTGATGAAGATGATATTATCAATATGGAAGAGGACTTTGATGATGTAGAAGAACAACTTCTTGAATATGATGTGCTGTTTTTAGGAAGTTCTACATGGGGTCAAGGTGATCTGCACTTTTCTTGGGTAGATCCAATTTTAGAGATAGAAGATGACGGGGTTGACTTCAGCGGAAAAACAGTTGCTTTTTTCGGTGCAGGTGATTGTAAAAAACATGGCGAGCACTTTTGTTCAGCTTTAGGAAAACTTCACCAAACATTTACAAATGCAGGGGCAAAAGCTATTGGTGCTATTGCTAAAGATGACTATAACTATGAGTTTTCCCTTGCAGAGATAGATGGAAAATTTTGTGGTCTGGGAATTGATGAGCACAATGAAAGTGAAAAAACTGCACAAAGGATAGAGCAATGGGTTGGCTTATTAAAATCAGAACTAGGAGAATAA
- a CDS encoding 2Fe-2S iron-sulfur cluster-binding protein yields MTTRVEIINDFLAINVKEGSTIQDIVEASGSALPFGCRDGECGTCIVEVESGMEFLTDKTDKEVKVLKEICSGTCTPNSRLSCQMKISKPNGLVRLKY; encoded by the coding sequence ATGACAACAAGAGTAGAGATCATAAACGATTTTTTAGCGATTAACGTAAAAGAGGGAAGTACTATTCAAGATATCGTTGAAGCGAGTGGTAGTGCACTTCCTTTTGGATGCCGTGATGGTGAATGTGGAACATGTATCGTTGAAGTTGAATCTGGAATGGAATTTTTAACAGATAAAACAGATAAAGAGGTAAAAGTACTTAAAGAGATCTGTTCAGGTACATGTACACCAAACTCTCGTCTGTCATGTCAAATGAAAATCTCTAAACCAAACGGTTTAGTAAGATTAAAATACTAA
- a CDS encoding 2Fe-2S iron-sulfur cluster-binding protein has protein sequence MAKVIFIGFDTDKDGLYHAPKGEPIVRLAKDNGIPINFECQDGDCASCLIKYENIEDEEPTNYIEDKELEKLVELGVLKTKDAEHCQQFTISPKVRLACQTLVKGDVIIKPFLQ, from the coding sequence ATGGCAAAGGTGATTTTCATTGGGTTTGATACAGACAAAGACGGACTATATCATGCACCTAAAGGTGAACCGATTGTTAGATTGGCAAAAGATAACGGTATACCGATTAACTTTGAATGTCAAGACGGTGATTGTGCTAGTTGTTTGATCAAGTATGAAAATATAGAGGATGAAGAACCGACAAACTATATTGAAGATAAAGAGCTTGAAAAGTTAGTAGAACTGGGAGTCTTAAAAACTAAAGATGCTGAACATTGTCAGCAGTTTACAATCAGCCCGAAAGTGAGACTTGCATGTCAAACACTTGTTAAGGGTGATGTAATAATAAAACCGTTTTTACAGTAG
- a CDS encoding nitrogenase-stabilizing/protective protein NifW: protein MNTIEKSLDEFYELTDAEDYFDFFDLEYDARLVNVKRFHILKEYGTLIKTGMQNLGGQEERLLDFLKYSLLKVYGEFANGYAPSAADVWDMFKDGKLSGCMSCTPQAGNSCGC, encoded by the coding sequence ATGAATACTATAGAGAAGTCATTAGATGAGTTCTATGAACTAACTGATGCGGAAGATTATTTTGATTTTTTTGATTTAGAATATGATGCACGCTTGGTCAATGTAAAGCGCTTTCACATTTTAAAAGAGTACGGAACACTGATCAAAACGGGTATGCAAAACCTGGGTGGTCAAGAGGAACGTCTTTTAGACTTTTTGAAGTATTCTCTTTTAAAAGTTTACGGTGAGTTTGCAAACGGTTATGCTCCGAGTGCAGCAGATGTTTGGGATATGTTCAAAGATGGAAAATTAAGTGGCTGTATGAGTTGTACACCACAGGCAGGAAACAGTTGTGGCTGCTAA
- a CDS encoding nitrogen fixation protein NifZ: protein MAANYTFDPDVKLYDSVTADRSGRDADEPKYLVGQKVRLVEDIVNDGTYPHAKIGTLMMPKGSIGYIKTMGDFLQVIRVYEVHFFGSDMEVEIVGCREHELESMEDDYVDEETLEREAFEAHRKKMAKLREEK, encoded by the coding sequence GTGGCTGCTAATTATACTTTTGACCCGGATGTAAAGCTGTACGACAGTGTTACTGCTGACAGATCAGGACGCGATGCTGACGAACCAAAGTATCTCGTAGGTCAAAAAGTGCGACTCGTTGAAGATATTGTGAATGACGGGACTTATCCGCATGCAAAGATCGGTACCTTGATGATGCCCAAGGGGAGCATTGGATATATCAAGACAATGGGGGATTTTCTTCAAGTTATTCGTGTCTATGAAGTCCACTTTTTCGGTAGCGATATGGAAGTTGAAATAGTCGGGTGTCGTGAGCATGAACTCGAATCTATGGAAGATGACTATGTCGATGAGGAGACTTTGGAGCGAGAGGCATTTGAAGCGCATCGAAAGAAAATGGCTAAATTAAGAGAAGAAAAATAG
- a CDS encoding P-II family nitrogen regulator, with amino-acid sequence MYLVTAVINKTNLKNVLEDLFAKHFEGITVSDVIGKGSFGLKEADNGVADLVEKVKLEMVVSTAENKERAMECVRSNAHDLGRGAGKMWWIEVGGVERIRTGEKDQDALTTQIDKKIANVTHIATTHIDTPCS; translated from the coding sequence ATGTATTTGGTTACAGCGGTAATAAATAAAACAAATTTAAAAAACGTACTAGAAGATCTTTTTGCAAAACATTTTGAAGGGATCACGGTAAGCGACGTGATCGGAAAAGGCTCTTTTGGTCTGAAAGAAGCTGATAACGGGGTGGCAGATCTCGTTGAAAAAGTAAAACTGGAGATGGTGGTTTCTACAGCTGAAAATAAAGAACGAGCAATGGAATGTGTTCGTTCTAATGCACATGATTTAGGCCGAGGCGCCGGAAAAATGTGGTGGATTGAAGTTGGCGGTGTTGAGCGTATTAGAACCGGAGAAAAAGATCAAGACGCCTTAACAACGCAAATAGATAAGAAAATTGCTAACGTAACTCACATTGCAACAACACATATTGATACTCCATGTAGTTAA